A single Flavobacterium sp. 1 DNA region contains:
- a CDS encoding glycoside hydrolase family 2 protein, whose translation MNKNREKIVFKKEMLVALIILLWGSYLQAQTAMVNVESRHLSSLNGDWQVILDPLRAGDWKQVWMEKKPQQKTDFIEYSFDGGPFLKVPGDFNSQLCELTYFEGVVWYKKVFHYKSKDEKRLFLHFGAVNYLADVYLNGEKIGSHEGGFTPFQFEITGKVKNGDNALIVKVNNQRLQNGLPGAGYDWFNYGGITRDVNLIETSKTFIEDYAVQLKKGSLNKVLGWIQLNGINAKQKIKIKIPELNKTYKTESNSNGYASVEFDSNFKLWSPENPKLYKVIIETGTDTVVDTIGFRCIEVQGSKVLLNKKEIFLKGVNIHEENPYKGARAYSKEDALILLNSAKELGCNLLRLAHYPHNENMIKEAEKMGLMVWSELPVYQHIQFSDSLVPKKMETMLKEMIRRDRNRCGVIVWSLSNETYPGTLNRNSALIDLTQKCEAIDSTRLITHVINTQGYTNNSFNVWDPLYKYSDLISINEYIGWYVPWQGKPSEVKWQFAFPDKPVFISEFGGEALYGGNDRPTDEAANWTEEYQKQIYVNQIELFKTIPNLCGTSPWLLFDYKSLGRMNQVYQKGYNRKGLLSEKGEKKKAWYIMNEYYKGK comes from the coding sequence ATGAACAAAAATAGGGAGAAAATAGTGTTTAAAAAAGAGATGTTGGTTGCTCTGATCATTCTTCTTTGGGGTAGTTATTTACAAGCCCAAACAGCAATGGTCAATGTCGAGTCCCGGCATTTGTCAAGTTTGAATGGGGACTGGCAGGTTATTCTTGACCCCCTCAGAGCAGGGGATTGGAAACAGGTTTGGATGGAAAAAAAACCGCAACAGAAGACTGACTTTATCGAGTATTCCTTCGATGGAGGTCCATTTTTAAAAGTCCCCGGCGATTTTAACTCGCAATTATGTGAGCTGACATATTTTGAAGGCGTTGTTTGGTATAAAAAAGTATTCCATTATAAGTCTAAAGATGAGAAAAGGTTATTTCTCCATTTTGGGGCGGTAAATTATTTGGCAGATGTCTATCTGAATGGAGAAAAAATAGGCAGTCATGAAGGTGGATTTACTCCTTTTCAGTTCGAAATTACCGGCAAAGTAAAAAATGGTGATAATGCTCTAATCGTTAAAGTAAATAACCAGCGTTTGCAGAACGGTTTGCCTGGTGCAGGATATGATTGGTTCAATTATGGTGGTATAACCCGCGATGTTAATTTGATTGAAACCAGCAAAACGTTTATCGAAGATTATGCTGTTCAATTAAAAAAAGGAAGCCTGAATAAAGTATTGGGATGGATACAGCTAAATGGAATAAATGCAAAGCAAAAGATCAAAATAAAAATTCCGGAACTCAATAAAACTTACAAAACGGAATCAAATAGTAACGGTTATGCCAGTGTTGAATTTGATTCCAATTTCAAGCTTTGGTCTCCCGAAAATCCTAAACTTTACAAAGTAATCATTGAAACCGGAACTGATACAGTTGTTGATACCATCGGATTTAGATGTATTGAAGTGCAGGGAAGTAAAGTATTGCTGAATAAAAAAGAAATTTTTCTGAAAGGCGTAAATATCCACGAAGAAAATCCATATAAAGGAGCCAGAGCTTATTCAAAAGAAGATGCCTTGATATTGTTGAATTCTGCAAAAGAGTTAGGATGTAACCTTCTTAGGCTGGCACATTATCCGCACAATGAAAACATGATTAAGGAAGCTGAAAAAATGGGACTAATGGTATGGAGTGAACTTCCCGTATATCAGCATATTCAATTTTCTGATAGTCTTGTTCCAAAAAAAATGGAGACGATGCTGAAAGAAATGATTCGCAGGGACAGAAACCGCTGTGGCGTAATTGTCTGGAGTCTGTCAAACGAAACGTATCCAGGCACACTAAACCGGAATAGTGCTCTTATTGACTTAACTCAAAAATGCGAGGCAATAGATTCAACCCGGTTGATAACCCATGTTATAAATACGCAAGGCTATACAAACAATTCATTTAATGTTTGGGATCCACTTTATAAATATTCCGACCTGATTTCCATTAACGAATACATTGGCTGGTATGTTCCGTGGCAAGGTAAACCATCAGAGGTAAAATGGCAGTTCGCTTTTCCTGATAAGCCCGTATTTATTTCAGAGTTTGGAGGAGAAGCACTATATGGAGGTAATGATCGACCAACAGATGAAGCTGCCAATTGGACTGAAGAATACCAGAAACAAATTTATGTCAATCAAATAGAGCTGTTTAAGACTATTCCAAATTTATGTGGCACTTCTCCCTGGCTGTTATTTGATTACAAATCATTGGGAAGAATGAACCAAGTTTATCAGAAAGGCTACAATAGAAAAGGATTGTTATCTGAAAAAGGAGAAAAAAAGAAAGCTTGGTATATTATGAACGAGTATTATAAAGGAAAATGA
- a CDS encoding SMP-30/gluconolactonase/LRE family protein, protein MKKTTLLFLLVLSSTICFCQSFSKEWVSDSLFLKPESALFDSSKQVVYISNINGEYLAKDGNGFISRIKTNGEIDSLKWVEGMDNPQGLGLYKNKLYVADINRVVQINTDTAKIENVFVVDSAKFFNDIATDSNGDIYISDCFGNKIYKILDGKIKVWLDSNILSNPNGLLCMEDDILLLNMKDKTAYAVNKKTKKYSKIFSGIDNLDGIVSDGRNGYFVSGAWQGQLFHVDSDGNKKLIIDLGKEKIITADIEYISKEKLLIIPTLDKTVIGYKWTK, encoded by the coding sequence ATGAAAAAAACAACGCTATTATTTTTACTTGTATTGAGTTCGACAATTTGTTTTTGTCAAAGTTTTTCAAAGGAATGGGTATCAGATTCCCTTTTTCTTAAACCTGAATCGGCACTTTTTGACTCTTCAAAACAGGTTGTTTATATCTCGAATATTAACGGAGAATACCTTGCAAAGGATGGAAATGGGTTTATTTCCAGAATTAAAACAAATGGTGAAATAGATTCCTTAAAATGGGTTGAAGGCATGGATAATCCACAAGGTTTGGGTTTGTATAAAAACAAATTATATGTAGCAGATATTAATAGGGTTGTTCAGATTAATACGGATACTGCTAAAATTGAAAATGTGTTTGTGGTTGATAGTGCTAAATTTTTTAATGATATCGCAACTGATTCAAACGGTGATATATACATTTCTGACTGTTTTGGGAATAAGATTTATAAAATATTAGATGGAAAAATAAAAGTATGGCTTGATTCTAATATTCTTTCAAATCCGAATGGATTATTGTGTATGGAAGATGATATTTTATTGCTGAATATGAAAGATAAAACTGCTTATGCAGTAAATAAGAAGACTAAGAAGTATAGCAAAATCTTTAGTGGAATTGATAATTTGGATGGTATTGTTAGTGATGGTAGAAACGGATATTTCGTGTCCGGAGCCTGGCAGGGTCAGCTATTTCATGTCGATTCCGATGGTAATAAAAAGCTAATAATTGATTTAGGAAAAGAAAAAATCATTACGGCCGATATTGAATATATTAGTAAAGAAAAATTGTTAATAATACCAACTTTGGATAAAACAGTAATTGGATATAAATGGACGAAATAA
- a CDS encoding alpha/beta hydrolase, which yields MKSVLKLKRIGILMFFMLIVFGNSFSQSKAIELWNGKVPGAIHNDKFKQTIDTASGWVDKHSIVNPYLDAYPASKEKSNGTAVVICPGGAYAGMAVKHEGSQVAKWLNDLGITAFVLKYRLPDDNIMENKSIGPMQDGQRAIRIVRNRAKEWGIDPNKIGIMGFSAGGHLASTLSTHFNEKVYQPEDLTSARPDFSILIYPVISMKDDITHWGSRENLLGKSPSAEQIAHFSNELQVNSETPPAFMVHSLDDDAVPVQNSINYALAMHKFKIPCELHIYQSGGHGYGLGRSKNTESSWPEACRKWLESRDLLVRK from the coding sequence ATGAAAAGTGTTTTGAAATTAAAAAGAATTGGAATATTAATGTTTTTTATGCTTATAGTTTTTGGGAATTCATTTTCCCAAAGCAAAGCAATTGAACTTTGGAATGGAAAGGTTCCTGGAGCAATTCACAATGATAAATTCAAGCAGACTATTGATACCGCTTCGGGCTGGGTTGATAAGCATTCCATTGTTAACCCCTACCTCGATGCGTATCCAGCTTCTAAAGAAAAGTCAAACGGTACTGCAGTTGTTATTTGCCCTGGTGGAGCTTATGCGGGGATGGCGGTCAAACATGAAGGGTCACAGGTGGCCAAATGGCTGAATGATTTGGGTATAACAGCCTTTGTGCTGAAATACCGTTTGCCTGACGACAACATCATGGAAAACAAGTCCATTGGTCCCATGCAGGATGGACAAAGGGCTATTCGCATTGTTCGCAATCGTGCAAAAGAATGGGGTATTGATCCCAATAAAATTGGAATCATGGGATTCTCAGCGGGTGGACATCTGGCATCTACTCTTTCTACCCATTTTAATGAGAAGGTATACCAACCGGAGGATTTGACCAGTGCCAGACCCGATTTCTCAATACTTATTTATCCTGTCATTTCAATGAAGGACGATATAACTCATTGGGGTTCACGAGAAAACTTGCTGGGAAAAAGTCCATCTGCGGAACAAATAGCCCATTTCTCTAATGAGTTGCAGGTAAACAGTGAAACGCCACCGGCTTTTATGGTTCATTCTTTAGACGATGATGCAGTACCGGTACAAAATAGTATAAACTATGCACTGGCCATGCATAAGTTTAAGATCCCCTGTGAACTTCATATTTATCAATCAGGAGGTCATGGATATGGACTTGGAAGGTCGAAAAATACAGAGTCTTCATGGCCTGAAGCTTGCCGTAAATGGCTTGAATCGAGAGATTTGTTAGTGAGAAAGTAA
- a CDS encoding alpha/beta hydrolase: MNLQKKIFMLAGVIMMTTSIFSQSKMIEVWNGKVPGSIKDPNYKQVVDSLYYIKLRNISKPTIEVYPASADNNSGTAVVVCPGGGYYGVSFLSEGVEIAKWLNQLGITAVVLHYRLPNDAIMENKSIAPLQDGQEAIRIIRRNAKKWGIDPHKIGIMGFSAGGHLASTVSTHFNEKVYNPIDSTSARPDFSLLIYPVISMDSAITHAGSRENLLGKHPLPEMVKHFSNELQVNGETPPAFLVHSIDDGAVPVQNSIGYAIAMQKYHVPCELHVYQTGGHGYGLGRSKNTESSWPEACRKWLEVRGLLSVK, encoded by the coding sequence ATGAATTTGCAAAAAAAAATATTTATGTTGGCTGGTGTTATAATGATGACTACCAGTATTTTTAGTCAAAGTAAAATGATTGAAGTCTGGAATGGGAAAGTGCCAGGTTCAATTAAAGATCCCAACTATAAGCAAGTAGTTGATTCTCTATATTATATAAAACTAAGAAATATTTCAAAACCCACTATTGAAGTTTATCCTGCTTCAGCAGACAATAATTCAGGGACTGCTGTGGTAGTATGTCCTGGAGGAGGTTATTATGGTGTTTCATTTTTAAGTGAAGGAGTTGAAATCGCAAAGTGGTTAAATCAACTGGGAATTACCGCTGTTGTATTACATTACCGTTTGCCTAACGATGCAATTATGGAAAACAAATCTATAGCTCCCTTGCAGGATGGGCAGGAAGCAATACGTATAATACGACGTAATGCAAAGAAGTGGGGCATTGATCCACATAAAATCGGGATAATGGGCTTTTCGGCCGGAGGTCATTTGGCTTCTACCGTTTCAACTCATTTCAATGAGAAAGTATACAACCCAATTGATTCTACAAGTGCCCGTCCGGACTTTTCTTTATTAATCTATCCTGTAATCTCCATGGATTCTGCCATTACTCATGCCGGATCTCGTGAGAACTTGCTTGGAAAGCATCCATTACCGGAGATGGTGAAACATTTTTCGAATGAATTACAGGTAAACGGAGAAACTCCACCAGCTTTTTTGGTTCATTCCATAGACGACGGAGCTGTTCCAGTACAAAACAGTATTGGCTATGCAATTGCTATGCAAAAGTATCATGTTCCTTGTGAACTTCATGTTTATCAAACAGGAGGTCATGGATATGGGCTTGGAAGGTCGAAAAACACAGAGTCTTCATGGCCGGAAGCCTGCCGTAAATGGCTTGAAGTAAGAGGTTTATTATCAGTGAAATGA
- a CDS encoding GDSL-type esterase/lipase family protein — MKKISSKQNRMTTQDSSRRDFVKLMSVAGLAVTGSAVTGLAATCLGTKTAIVKPKKEDLIFLFQGDSITDGNRGRSEDPNHILGHGYCFAVSSRIGADFPQYGFKFINRGISGNAVKNLEERWQTDTLDLKPDVLSLLVGINDVNVLIEGKKEALDAKMFESTYRKLLTSCIEQNPNLLIVLGLPFFFASGWRKDQYQKWHPLTVERAAIVRRIAVDFNAILVDYPKVFENAQKLASIDYWIWDGVHPTVFGHELMAREWIKQVSNRLAFLKLYVD; from the coding sequence ATGAAAAAAATATCATCAAAACAAAATAGAATGACAACGCAGGATTCTTCTCGAAGAGATTTTGTTAAACTCATGTCGGTAGCGGGATTAGCTGTAACAGGATCGGCTGTAACAGGATTGGCTGCTACCTGTTTAGGTACAAAAACAGCAATTGTAAAACCAAAAAAAGAGGATTTGATATTCTTGTTTCAAGGCGATTCGATAACTGATGGCAACCGGGGTAGAAGTGAAGACCCAAATCATATTTTGGGACACGGTTATTGTTTTGCTGTTTCCAGTAGAATTGGTGCCGATTTTCCGCAATATGGGTTTAAGTTTATAAACAGGGGTATTAGTGGCAATGCGGTTAAAAATCTTGAGGAAAGATGGCAAACAGATACATTAGATTTAAAACCGGATGTATTAAGTTTATTAGTTGGCATAAATGATGTGAACGTATTAATAGAAGGAAAAAAAGAGGCGCTGGATGCAAAAATGTTTGAAAGTACCTACCGTAAGCTGTTGACTTCATGTATAGAACAAAATCCAAATCTTTTGATAGTATTGGGATTACCATTCTTTTTTGCTTCCGGATGGCGTAAAGATCAGTATCAAAAGTGGCATCCATTGACAGTCGAAAGAGCTGCTATTGTAAGACGGATTGCCGTCGATTTTAATGCTATTTTGGTTGATTATCCAAAGGTTTTTGAAAATGCACAAAAGTTAGCTTCAATTGATTATTGGATTTGGGATGGTGTGCATCCAACTGTATTTGGTCATGAACTGATGGCTCGTGAGTGGATTAAGCAAGTTAGTAATCGTTTGGCTTTTTTAAAATTATATGTAGATTAA
- a CDS encoding PDZ domain-containing protein: protein MGAKVKNLKTLGEQSATGMDDIRGILVVEVTAGSDASKFLQANDVILSYNYRKTNNLNDLSEAQKSVIGDKTEVVIFRNQKEVKKWIELKGEK, encoded by the coding sequence ATGGGGGCTAAAGTTAAGAACCTGAAAACCTTGGGTGAACAGTCGGCAACTGGAATGGATGATATTCGTGGGATATTGGTAGTGGAAGTAACTGCCGGCTCGGACGCGTCCAAGTTCCTGCAGGCTAACGATGTGATTTTGAGTTACAACTATCGAAAGACCAATAATCTTAACGATTTGTCTGAAGCTCAAAAGTCGGTTATTGGAGATAAAACCGAAGTAGTTATTTTCCGAAATCAAAAAGAAGTAAAGAAGTGGATTGAATTAAAAGGTGAAAAATAA
- a CDS encoding beta-galactosidase, whose amino-acid sequence MKKSIKFWLLLLMISGMTVKSQNAKSYFPDKDLVTTGIYYYPEQWKEDQWERDIKKIAAMGFEFVHLAEFAWYKMEPEEGKFDFRWLDKVVDICVKNNLKVLMCTPSATTPTWMRVNYPETFIMENHYIRAENGTRGLGSITNPKYRAFVERIVTEMAKRYGQNKNVVGWQLDNEPPSISDYSPSSQEAFRQWLKNKYKTVDTLNAAWGTAFWSQWFNSFDQVIIPNTNLVGWWGNNPHALLDFKRYLADMQAEFLDFQADALRNSISKAQYITTNYTAICTGADPRRTKKMDFASYTAYPNGGSNNIGEIGFRLGDSKAVLFASEYYKSVGGVSGVMEMQPGPVNWGSYNPLLMPGTVRMWLYHSFAAGGKIACSYRFRQVLYSSEQYHASVIKTDGVTPSPGGEDYIQFMKEIKDLRKQYKPNAKMPEKLALRSTAILWNLENYWTIDRQKQTFQWDAWNYPVKFLEMAKSLGAPTDVIPETADFSKYKFLIVPAYELADATLVKKWSDYAANGGNLIITCRTATKDRDGHFWEGEWAAPISDLIGAHVKATDMLSGYAKGDILMKSSHYGWNNWADLLDADKNTEVLAAYDNQFYKGKAAVVKRKVGKGSVTYIGVDTDDSKLEKDILREIYAKAGATTEDYPEGIYVYWRDGFYTAVNYTSNDYTMTVPATAKVLIGEKTLKPAGVLVWSE is encoded by the coding sequence ATGAAAAAAAGTATTAAATTTTGGCTATTACTACTGATGATTTCCGGAATGACCGTGAAATCCCAAAATGCCAAATCGTATTTTCCAGACAAAGATCTGGTAACAACGGGGATCTATTATTATCCCGAACAATGGAAAGAAGACCAGTGGGAACGTGATATCAAGAAAATTGCTGCTATGGGATTTGAGTTTGTCCACCTAGCGGAGTTTGCTTGGTATAAAATGGAACCCGAAGAAGGTAAATTTGATTTTAGATGGTTGGATAAAGTGGTTGACATTTGTGTAAAAAACAATCTGAAAGTACTGATGTGTACCCCTTCGGCAACTACTCCCACATGGATGCGGGTGAATTATCCCGAAACTTTCATCATGGAAAACCACTACATCCGCGCCGAGAACGGGACACGCGGATTAGGCTCGATAACCAATCCAAAATACCGTGCGTTTGTTGAAAGAATTGTGACCGAAATGGCAAAGCGTTACGGGCAGAATAAAAATGTGGTCGGATGGCAGCTCGATAACGAGCCTCCCTCAATTTCTGATTACAGTCCTTCTTCGCAGGAAGCTTTCCGTCAATGGTTAAAAAACAAATACAAAACCGTCGATACTTTGAACGCCGCTTGGGGAACTGCTTTTTGGAGTCAATGGTTCAATAGTTTTGATCAGGTAATTATCCCCAACACCAACTTGGTGGGCTGGTGGGGTAATAATCCACACGCACTGCTTGATTTTAAACGTTACCTTGCCGATATGCAGGCTGAATTTCTCGATTTTCAAGCTGATGCTTTACGGAATTCGATTTCGAAGGCGCAATACATTACCACAAATTATACAGCCATTTGCACCGGAGCCGATCCCAGACGGACAAAGAAAATGGATTTTGCCAGCTACACGGCGTATCCCAATGGTGGCAGTAATAATATTGGCGAAATAGGCTTTCGTTTGGGCGATAGTAAAGCCGTTCTTTTTGCGTCCGAGTATTATAAATCCGTTGGAGGTGTTTCGGGTGTGATGGAAATGCAACCAGGTCCGGTTAATTGGGGCAGCTACAATCCGCTGCTCATGCCTGGTACAGTGCGTATGTGGCTGTATCATAGTTTTGCTGCAGGTGGAAAAATAGCGTGCTCCTACCGTTTTCGTCAGGTTTTGTACAGCTCTGAGCAATATCATGCCAGCGTTATTAAGACAGATGGCGTGACTCCATCGCCGGGAGGGGAAGATTATATTCAGTTCATGAAGGAAATAAAAGATCTCAGGAAACAATACAAACCGAATGCAAAAATGCCTGAAAAATTGGCTTTACGTTCAACGGCCATTCTTTGGAATCTCGAAAATTACTGGACTATCGACAGACAAAAACAGACATTCCAATGGGATGCGTGGAATTATCCGGTCAAATTTCTCGAAATGGCAAAATCCTTAGGCGCTCCTACTGATGTAATTCCAGAAACTGCAGATTTTTCTAAATATAAGTTCCTTATTGTTCCAGCTTATGAATTGGCCGATGCAACTTTGGTAAAAAAATGGAGCGACTATGCAGCAAACGGAGGTAATTTAATCATTACCTGCCGCACGGCAACCAAAGATCGAGACGGGCATTTCTGGGAAGGGGAATGGGCTGCTCCAATATCCGATCTTATCGGTGCTCATGTAAAAGCCACCGATATGCTTTCGGGTTACGCCAAAGGAGATATTTTGATGAAATCGTCCCACTACGGTTGGAATAACTGGGCCGATTTGCTCGATGCCGATAAAAATACCGAAGTGCTTGCTGCTTATGATAACCAGTTCTATAAAGGCAAGGCAGCAGTGGTAAAACGAAAGGTTGGAAAAGGTTCTGTTACTTATATTGGTGTTGACACTGATGATTCAAAACTTGAAAAAGACATTTTGCGTGAGATCTATGCTAAAGCCGGAGCTACCACTGAGGATTATCCAGAAGGAATATACGTTTACTGGCGCGATGGATTTTATACGGCAGTAAATTATACGTCAAATGATTATACAATGACTGTACCTGCAACGGCCAAAGTGCTTATTGGAGAGAAAACGCTTAAACCTGCCGGTGTGCTGGTTTGGAGTGAATAA
- a CDS encoding TIM-barrel domain-containing protein — MIQKKLHILLAGLLLASCSAKQYQLIDSGVVVNIKQTNKTDTRKVRLQVMHDELIHVTATPDKEFPKDSTLIIVPGIKNTPFTVDNSHKDSIMLVTSRLKVMVSKLDGGVIFKDKDGKLILAEKKGGGKTFTPIEVEGTKGFSVRQIFNSPADEAFHGLGQHQADEFNYKGKSEELFQYNTKVSVPFIVSNKNYGLLWDSYSLSRFGDSRPYKQLNSVFKLYDKKGNQGSLTGTYTSKDNGVETLVRSEESIFFEDIKSIKNLPKNFPLKNANVTYEGEIEASESGDFKFTLYYAGYVKVYLDNKLVVPERWRTAWNPNSYKFSMQLQEGKRVPLRIEWQPNGGTSYCGLRALTPQQADEKDNQVWWSEMSKKLDYYFVYGSNADEVIKGYRTLTGKSQIMPKWAMGYWQSRERYKTQDEILANLKEFRKRKIPIDNIVLDWNYWEENEWGSHEFDKKRFPDPKGMVDSIHAMNGKMMISVWPKFYKTTEHFKEFDKKGWIYQQAIKDSVRDWVGPGYVGSFYDAYSGGARKLFWKQIYDNLYPLGIDAWWMDASEPNVLDCTDMAYRKALCGPTALGTSTEYFNTYALMNAEAIYDGQRSVAPNKRVFLLTRSGFAGLQRYSTATWSGDIATRWEDMKAQISAGLNFAVSGIPYWTMDIGGFCVEDRYVKGQQQYDKNGQENKDYKEWRELNTRWFQFGAFAPLYRAHGQFPYREPWNIAPEGHPAYASIVYYTNLRYRLMPYIYTMAGMTYFNDYTIMRPLFMDFPADKKVENISDQFMFGPAFMVCPVYSYEARERNVYFPAGSNWYDFYTGNYITGGKQVSVDAPYERIPLFIKEGSIIPVGPEIQYTGEKKADKIVLYVYKGKDGSFTLYEDEDSNYNYESGKYANISFTYNNTSNTLTIGERKGQFDGMLKNRTFTIVTVSKDKPKAFNYDADGQNISYDGNEQKITLK, encoded by the coding sequence ATGATACAAAAAAAATTACATATCCTGCTTGCAGGATTGTTATTGGCCAGCTGTTCTGCTAAACAATACCAACTGATAGATAGTGGTGTTGTTGTAAATATTAAGCAAACAAATAAAACAGATACACGCAAAGTGCGCTTACAGGTGATGCATGACGAACTTATTCATGTTACTGCCACCCCGGATAAAGAATTTCCAAAAGATTCTACTCTTATTATTGTACCCGGAATTAAAAATACTCCTTTTACGGTAGATAACAGCCATAAAGATTCTATTATGCTGGTAACATCGCGTTTAAAAGTAATGGTATCGAAATTAGATGGAGGAGTTATTTTTAAGGATAAAGACGGGAAACTAATATTAGCAGAAAAAAAGGGCGGGGGAAAAACTTTTACACCCATTGAAGTAGAAGGTACCAAAGGGTTTTCTGTTAGACAAATATTTAATTCTCCGGCAGATGAAGCTTTTCATGGCTTAGGCCAGCACCAAGCCGATGAATTTAATTATAAAGGTAAAAGCGAAGAATTATTTCAGTACAATACTAAAGTATCAGTGCCTTTTATTGTGTCAAACAAAAATTACGGTTTACTTTGGGACAGCTACTCTTTAAGCCGTTTTGGCGACAGCCGCCCTTATAAACAATTGAATAGCGTTTTTAAACTTTATGATAAAAAAGGAAATCAGGGTTCTCTAACGGGTACTTACACCTCTAAAGATAATGGTGTGGAAACTTTGGTACGCAGCGAAGAATCTATTTTCTTTGAAGATATTAAAAGCATAAAAAACCTTCCCAAAAATTTCCCTTTGAAGAACGCAAATGTGACCTACGAAGGAGAAATTGAAGCGTCTGAAAGTGGTGATTTTAAGTTTACTCTTTATTATGCAGGATACGTAAAAGTATATTTAGACAATAAGCTGGTAGTACCGGAACGCTGGAGGACAGCATGGAATCCTAACAGCTATAAATTCTCTATGCAGCTGCAAGAAGGAAAACGTGTACCGCTGCGCATTGAATGGCAGCCGAACGGAGGAACATCTTATTGTGGTCTGCGCGCTTTAACACCACAACAGGCTGACGAGAAAGACAACCAGGTTTGGTGGAGCGAAATGAGCAAAAAGCTCGACTATTATTTTGTTTATGGCAGTAATGCAGATGAGGTTATCAAAGGCTACCGTACACTTACAGGAAAATCTCAGATTATGCCTAAGTGGGCTATGGGATATTGGCAAAGCCGTGAACGTTATAAAACGCAGGATGAAATTCTGGCTAACTTAAAAGAATTCAGAAAACGTAAAATTCCGATTGATAATATTGTGTTAGACTGGAATTACTGGGAAGAAAATGAATGGGGAAGCCATGAGTTTGATAAAAAACGTTTTCCGGATCCTAAGGGAATGGTAGATTCTATACATGCCATGAATGGAAAAATGATGATCTCAGTTTGGCCTAAATTTTATAAAACTACCGAACATTTTAAAGAATTTGACAAGAAAGGCTGGATATACCAGCAGGCAATTAAAGACAGCGTTCGCGACTGGGTAGGCCCCGGTTATGTGGGTTCATTCTATGATGCTTATTCCGGCGGGGCACGTAAACTATTTTGGAAACAGATATACGATAATTTATATCCGTTAGGAATCGATGCCTGGTGGATGGATGCCAGCGAACCGAATGTACTTGACTGTACTGATATGGCTTATCGCAAAGCACTGTGTGGACCAACAGCATTAGGGACATCTACAGAATATTTTAATACGTATGCCCTAATGAATGCAGAGGCTATTTATGACGGGCAGCGCAGCGTTGCTCCAAATAAGAGAGTGTTTTTATTAACACGTTCGGGTTTTGCAGGTTTACAGCGTTACTCTACCGCTACATGGAGTGGAGATATTGCTACCCGTTGGGAAGATATGAAAGCACAAATTTCTGCAGGGCTAAATTTTGCAGTAAGCGGTATTCCTTACTGGACAATGGATATTGGAGGTTTCTGCGTAGAAGACAGATACGTGAAAGGACAGCAGCAATATGACAAAAACGGACAGGAAAATAAAGATTATAAAGAATGGAGAGAGCTAAATACACGTTGGTTCCAATTTGGTGCCTTCGCTCCATTATACAGGGCTCACGGACAGTTCCCATATCGTGAACCGTGGAATATTGCGCCTGAAGGACATCCTGCCTATGCATCCATTGTATACTATACCAATTTAAGGTACAGACTTATGCCTTACATTTATACAATGGCCGGCATGACGTATTTTAATGATTATACAATTATGCGTCCGTTATTTATGGATTTTCCGGCTGATAAAAAAGTAGAAAATATAAGTGATCAGTTTATGTTTGGTCCGGCCTTTATGGTTTGTCCGGTTTACAGCTATGAGGCACGTGAACGCAATGTATACTTTCCAGCGGGTTCTAATTGGTATGATTTTTATACAGGAAATTACATAACAGGAGGTAAGCAGGTAAGCGTTGATGCTCCTTATGAACGTATTCCGTTATTTATAAAAGAAGGATCTATAATTCCCGTAGGACCTGAAATACAGTATACTGGTGAGAAAAAAGCAGATAAAATCGTATTATATGTCTATAAAGGAAAAGATGGCAGCTTCACACTATATGAGGATGAAGACAGCAATTATAATTACGAAAGTGGTAAATATGCAAACATTAGCTTTACTTATAATAATACAAGCAATACACTGACTATTGGTGAACGTAAAGGCCAGTTTGACGGAATGCTAAAAAATCGCACGTTCACAATTGTAACGGTAAGTAAAGACAAACCTAAGGCATTTAACTATGACGCTGATGGACAAAATATAAGTTATGATGGCAATGAACAGAAAATCACTTTAAAATAA